A single window of Sphaerodactylus townsendi isolate TG3544 linkage group LG03, MPM_Stown_v2.3, whole genome shotgun sequence DNA harbors:
- the AATK gene encoding serine/threonine-protein kinase LMTK1 isoform X3, producing MGMVANLVAIVMSASFFNPSFAFSSHFDPDGTPLSELSWSSSLVVVAVSFSGLFTFIFLMLACLCCKKGGIGFKEFENAEGEEYASEFSAQGSPATQNGPEVYILPLTEVSLPMSRQPGRSVQLLKSTDLGRHSLLYLKEIGHGWFGKVFLGEVNAGLSSTQVVVKELKASASVQDQMQFLEEAQPYRALQHTNLLQCLAQCAEVTPYLLVMEFCPLGDLKGYLRSCHAAEALAPDPLTLQRMACEVSCGLLHLHRNNYVHSDLALRNCLLTADLTVKIGDYGLSHCKYKDDYFVTADQLWVPLRWVAPELIDEVHGNLLIVDQTKTSNIWSLGVTIWELFELGSQPYCHYSDRQVLTYAIKEQQLKLPKPKLPLSLCDRWYEVMQFCWLQPDQRPTAEEVHLLLSYLCAKGASEAEEEFERRWNSMKPGGGGGSGFSHMGIELSSFPLLEHFSNDGDDVLTVMETSHGLNFEYKWDQGKAEHLPASALSPHGAARYHELYYSASSSSGGGGHLSLGISPSCYECKVQGCPGLHTPGVVPVLSAHSPSLNSEYYIRIEEAASEGSGADLDYTMCSYSPEFGCSSQRWQAKEGHYESSNSPTVSLTMEPLLGHSVHTDSHWEPPEYYSYGGQGEKEAPYYEASPGESAGDYLLEEPSVSEWPVPVLKKSVFTDPLGVSPSMTYSYKEATSDCVTLDLGEENSCGSPRSEGGENDESPSSSKHWASNTSANNNSCHSLSPCEPPANDSWCYRHMITFQGLMAEPLCTLPLDEPTLGLKDLRAALLGGEPVTSSQTGSLSLNTELPTEEKESADVSGIEVSIEDSTDPQTESGEGQCPQDIVPPLEELDLGTSLAVPEPAASVDTGDVTAPAELIGNTPATGEDLVEEASVECPPKMLQEINLENGKSASSEQDRTPDKTVSSASFPDMDEASDEDTAEITFGAFADFSVDCVERQDVMSTFKSLQKQVGTPDSLESLDIPSTTSSCEAFSPTAYVSSSQPKALDSGYDTENYESPEFVLKEPHEAREPENFTQLGKMQEDMEGSTKELSLSSSFSTELEGLDEKNPYRDSAYFSDYDTEGGTREDGEGDSDGSEEHEPEASQVVFKGLGKGPKQNGTAGESVPACPEPTVLCGDSVGCTSPEDDEQVMREGTLREPHKLFINGVAAEELESNSAGDECEGTVAVAPQLAPTRSFFLSPVVMSTEVPILVVEGDVVAGNEGLESVLSKPEQPGELLSIGEGEEAQNNPALSGLSPALSAVPSQQSSIISPDPEEEEDDTEDSDESDEELRCYNIQEQSEESEEDSPTVPIVVAESHSARNLRSLLKMPSLLVESFCDDLERKKKAVSFFDDVTVYLFDQESPTKELAEQPFQGFAEPGTVQSVPKESNSPPSPASQTDTPNSSSERSASEESKGGGFEWDDDFPLMPVKSSLIQTLTSAVSEPALARLPPTLGPSQKQVLPIQFSRFTVSPAPVSRFSITHVTDSDVESVGGSSEDGDRE from the exons GAATTTGAAAATGCTGAAGGAGAAGAGTATGCCAGCGAATTCTCTGCCCAGGGCTCACCTGCCACACAGAATGGCCCTGAAGTTTACATTCTGCCACTCACTGAAGTCTCCTTGCCCATGTCCAGGCAGCCTGGACGTTCAG TTCAGCTACTCAAATCCACTGACTTGGGACGCCACAGCCTGCTGTACCTCAAAGAAATTGGCCATGGATGGTTTGGCAAG GTGTTCCTCGGTGAGGTGAATGCAGGGCTTAGCAGCACTCAGGTGGTAGTGAAGGAGCTAAAGGCTAGTGCCAGTGTACAAGATCAGATGCAGTTCCTGGAAGAAGCTCAGCCATATAG ggcactccaacacaccaaTCTCCTGCAGTGTCTGGCCCAGTGTGCAGAGGTCACACCCTATCTTCTGGTGATGGAGTTCTGTCCATTG GGTGACCTGAAGGGCTACTTGCGGAGCTGCCATGCGGCCGAGGCACTGGCACCTGACCCCCTGACTTTGCAACGCATGGCCTGTGAGGTATCCTGTGGCCTGCTGCACCTTCACCGCAACAACTATGTACACAG TGACCTGGCACTGCGGAACTGCTTACTCACAGCTGACCTGACTGTTAAAATCGGTGACTATGGCCTTTCTCACTGCAAATACAAA GATGACTACTTTGTGACGGCTGACCAGCTGTGGGTGCCGTTGCGCTGGGTGGCTCCTGAGCTCATCGATGAAGTCCACGGCAACCTGCTTATTGTTGACCAGACCAAGACCAGCAATATCTG GTCATTGGGTGTCACCATCTGGGAGCTTTTCGAGTTGGGAAGCCAGCCCTACTGCCACTATTCAGACCGGCAGGTTCTCACTTATGCCATCAAGGAGCAGCAGCTTAAACTTCCTAAGCCAAAGCTACCCCTCTCCCTCTGTGACCGCTG GTATGAGGTGATGCAGTTCTGCTGGCTGCAGCCAGATCAGCGCCCCACCGCTGAGGAAGTGCACCTGCTGCTGTCCTACCTGTGTGCCAAGGGTGCTTCGGAAGCTGAGGAAGAGTTTGAGCGGCGCTGGAACTCCATGAAACCTGGGGGCGGCGGAGGCTCAGGCTTCAGCCACATGGGCATTGAGCTTTCCTCTTTCCCGCTGCTGGAACATTTTTCCAATGATGGTGATGATGTTCTGACTGTCATGGAGACGAGCCACGGCCTCAACTTTGAGTACAAGTGGGATCAAGGCAAAGCTGAGCACCTGCCCGCCTCGGCCTTGAGCCCTCACGGAGCTGCCCGCTATCACGAGCTCTACTActcagccagcagcagcagtggagggGGCGGGCACCTCAGCCTGGGCATCTCACCCTCCTGCTATGAGTGCAAGGTGCAAGGCTGCCCTGGCCTGCACACGCCAGGTGTGGTTCCTGTGCTGAGtgcccacagcccctcccttaaCAGCGAGTACTACATCCGCATTGAAGAAGCGGCCTCAGAGGGCAGCGGGGCCGATCTGGATTACACCATGTGCTCCTACAGCCCTGAGTTTGGCTGTTCGTCCCAAAGATGGCAAGCCAAGGAAGGCCACTATGAATCAAGTAATAGCCCTACCGTCTCACTCACCATGGAACCCCTTCTGGGCCACTCTGTGCACACTGACAGTCACTGGGAGCCCCCTGAATACTACTCCTATGGAGGACAAGGGGAAAAGGAGGCCCCGTACTACGAGGCCTCCCCGGGGGAAAGTGCTGGTGACTACCTGCTGGAGGAGCCCAGTGTCTCCGAGTGGCCCGTTCCTGTTCTGAAGAAGAGTGTCTTTACCGACCCACTGGGTGTGTCGCCGTCAATGACTTACAGCTACAAGGAGGCCACGTCGGACTGTGTCACTCTGGATCTGGGCGAGGAGAACTCTTGTGGCAGCCCCAGGAGCGAAGGGGGTGAGAATGATGAATCCCCTTCCTCCAGCAAGCATTGGGCATCCAACACATCAGCCAATAACAACAGCTGTCACTCGCTATCCCCCTGTGAGCCCCCTGCCAATGACAGCTGGTGCTACCGGCACATGATCACCTTCCAGGGGCTCATGGCGGAACCACTGTGCACTTTACCCCTCGATGAGCCCACTCTCGGTCTCAAAGATCTGCGAGCAGCACTTCTGGGTGGGGAGCCCGTGACGTCATCTCAGACAGGCTCCCTGTCTCTGAACACTGAGTTGCCCACAGAGGAAAAAGAATCAGCTGATGTTTCTGGTATTGAGGTCAGCATAGAGGACTCCACAGATCCCCAAACCGAGAGTGGAGAAGGGCAATGTCCCCAGGACATTGTACCACCACTGGAGGAACTGGACTTGGGGACATCGTTAGCTGTGCCAGAACCGGCTGCCAGTGTAGACACTGGAGATGTAACTGCACCAGCGGAGTTAATAGGTAACACACCAGCCACTGGGGAAGATCTTGTGGAGGAGGCTTCAGTTGAATGTCCACCCAAGATGCTACAGGAGATCAACCTAGAAAATGGCAAGAGTGCCAGCAGTGAGCAGGACCGGACCCCAGACAAGACGGTGTCGAGTGCCAGCTTCCCTGATATGGATGAGGCCAGCGATGAGGATACCGCTGAGATCACTTTTGGGGCTTTTGCTGACTTCTCAGTTGATTGTGTCGAACGGCAGGATGTGATGTCCACCTTTAAGTCCTTGCAGAAGCAGGTGGGGACCCCCGATTCGTTGGAGTCATTGGACATTCCCTCCACCACCAGCTCCTGTGAGGCATTCAGCCCCACAGCCTACGTATCCTCAAGCCAGCCTAAGGCCCTGGACAGCGGGTACGATACAGAGAATTATGAGTCACCTGAATTTGTCCTCAAGGAGCCTCATGAGGCACGAGAGCCTGAAAACTTTACCCAACTGGGGAAGATGCAAGAAGACATGGAGGGCTCGACCAAAGAGCTAAGTCTGTCCAGTTCTTTCAGCACTGAGCTGGAGGGCTTAGATGAGAAGAACCCTTACCGTGACTCGGCCTACTTCTCTGACTATGATACTGAAGGGGGAACTCGGGAGGATGGGGAAGGGGACAGTGATGGTTCTGAGGAACATGAGCCAGAGGCTTCCCAGGTAGTCTTCAAAGGGCTGGGGAAGGGCCCTAAGCAAAATGGCACTGCAGGTGAATCTGTACCTGCGTGCCCTGAGCCCACTGTCCTCTGTGGAGACAGTGTGGGCTGCACCTCTCCAGAGGATGATGAACAGGTCATGAGGGAAGGAACTCTCAGGGAACCACACAAGTTGTTCATAAATGGAGTTGCTGCTGAGGAGCTGGAGTCAAACTCGGCAGGGGATGAGTGTGAGGGGACTGTTGCTGTGGCCCCGCAGTTGGCTCCCACTAGATCTTTTTTCTTGTCACCTGTGGTCATGAGCACAGAGGTGCCCATCCTGGTGGTTGAGGGAGATGTAGTGGCAGGGAATGAAGGGCTGGAGAGTGTGTTGAGTAAGCCAGAGCAGCCTGGAGAACTGCTGAGCATAGGCGAGGGTGAGGAGGCACAGAACAATCCTGCGCTCTCTGGTCTGTCACCGGCTCTGTCAGCAGTGCCTTCCCAGCAGTCATCCATCATCTCCCCCGAtcctgaggaggaagaggatgacaCGGAGGACAGCGATGAGTCTGATGAGGAACTGCGCTGCTACAACATCCAAGAGCAGAGTGAAGAAAGTGAGGAGGACTCACCCACTGTGCCCATTGTGGTGGCCGAGAGTCACAGTGCACGCAACTTGCGCAGTCTGCTCAAGATGCCCAGCCTGCTGGTAGAATCCTTCTGTGATGACCTTGAACGCAAGAAGAAAGCTGTCTCGTTCTTTGATGATGTCACCGTCTACCTCTTTGACCAG GAAAGTCCCACAAAGGAACTTGCCGAGCAGCCTTTCCAAGGGTTCGCAGAGCCGGGCACGGTCCAGTCTGTGCCGAAAGAAAGCAACAGTCCTCCAAGCCCAGCAAGCCAGACAGATACACCAAACAGTTCCTCAGAACGGAGCGCCTCTGAAGAGAGTAAGG GTGGTGGCTTTGAATGGGATGATGACTTCCCCCTCATGCCAGTGAAATCATCTCTCATTCAGACATTAACATCGGCAGTGTCTGAGCCAGCCCTCGCCAGACTGCCACCCACACTAGGGCCCTCCCAGAAGCAGGTGCTGCCCATCCAGTTTTCACGCTTCACTGTCTCACCTGCCCCGGTGTCACGGTTCTCCATCACGCACGTCACCGATTCAGATGTCGAATCTGTAGGAG GAAGCAGTGAAGATGGTGACAGAGAGTGA
- the AATK gene encoding serine/threonine-protein kinase LMTK1 isoform X1: MGMVANLVAIVMSASFFNPSFAFSSHFDPDGTPLSELSWSSSLVVVAVSFSGLFTFIFLMLACLCCKKGGIGFKSWRSESREKRLRMVLRCLPCTGASTVPKTACNVELGNPGQPSPCPLTKEFENAEGEEYASEFSAQGSPATQNGPEVYILPLTEVSLPMSRQPGRSVQLLKSTDLGRHSLLYLKEIGHGWFGKVFLGEVNAGLSSTQVVVKELKASASVQDQMQFLEEAQPYRALQHTNLLQCLAQCAEVTPYLLVMEFCPLGDLKGYLRSCHAAEALAPDPLTLQRMACEVSCGLLHLHRNNYVHSDLALRNCLLTADLTVKIGDYGLSHCKYKDDYFVTADQLWVPLRWVAPELIDEVHGNLLIVDQTKTSNIWSLGVTIWELFELGSQPYCHYSDRQVLTYAIKEQQLKLPKPKLPLSLCDRWYEVMQFCWLQPDQRPTAEEVHLLLSYLCAKGASEAEEEFERRWNSMKPGGGGGSGFSHMGIELSSFPLLEHFSNDGDDVLTVMETSHGLNFEYKWDQGKAEHLPASALSPHGAARYHELYYSASSSSGGGGHLSLGISPSCYECKVQGCPGLHTPGVVPVLSAHSPSLNSEYYIRIEEAASEGSGADLDYTMCSYSPEFGCSSQRWQAKEGHYESSNSPTVSLTMEPLLGHSVHTDSHWEPPEYYSYGGQGEKEAPYYEASPGESAGDYLLEEPSVSEWPVPVLKKSVFTDPLGVSPSMTYSYKEATSDCVTLDLGEENSCGSPRSEGGENDESPSSSKHWASNTSANNNSCHSLSPCEPPANDSWCYRHMITFQGLMAEPLCTLPLDEPTLGLKDLRAALLGGEPVTSSQTGSLSLNTELPTEEKESADVSGIEVSIEDSTDPQTESGEGQCPQDIVPPLEELDLGTSLAVPEPAASVDTGDVTAPAELIGNTPATGEDLVEEASVECPPKMLQEINLENGKSASSEQDRTPDKTVSSASFPDMDEASDEDTAEITFGAFADFSVDCVERQDVMSTFKSLQKQVGTPDSLESLDIPSTTSSCEAFSPTAYVSSSQPKALDSGYDTENYESPEFVLKEPHEAREPENFTQLGKMQEDMEGSTKELSLSSSFSTELEGLDEKNPYRDSAYFSDYDTEGGTREDGEGDSDGSEEHEPEASQVVFKGLGKGPKQNGTAGESVPACPEPTVLCGDSVGCTSPEDDEQVMREGTLREPHKLFINGVAAEELESNSAGDECEGTVAVAPQLAPTRSFFLSPVVMSTEVPILVVEGDVVAGNEGLESVLSKPEQPGELLSIGEGEEAQNNPALSGLSPALSAVPSQQSSIISPDPEEEEDDTEDSDESDEELRCYNIQEQSEESEEDSPTVPIVVAESHSARNLRSLLKMPSLLVESFCDDLERKKKAVSFFDDVTVYLFDQESPTKELAEQPFQGFAEPGTVQSVPKESNSPPSPASQTDTPNSSSERSASEESKGGGFEWDDDFPLMPVKSSLIQTLTSAVSEPALARLPPTLGPSQKQVLPIQFSRFTVSPAPVSRFSITHVTDSDVESVGGSSEDGDRE; the protein is encoded by the exons GAATTTGAAAATGCTGAAGGAGAAGAGTATGCCAGCGAATTCTCTGCCCAGGGCTCACCTGCCACACAGAATGGCCCTGAAGTTTACATTCTGCCACTCACTGAAGTCTCCTTGCCCATGTCCAGGCAGCCTGGACGTTCAG TTCAGCTACTCAAATCCACTGACTTGGGACGCCACAGCCTGCTGTACCTCAAAGAAATTGGCCATGGATGGTTTGGCAAG GTGTTCCTCGGTGAGGTGAATGCAGGGCTTAGCAGCACTCAGGTGGTAGTGAAGGAGCTAAAGGCTAGTGCCAGTGTACAAGATCAGATGCAGTTCCTGGAAGAAGCTCAGCCATATAG ggcactccaacacaccaaTCTCCTGCAGTGTCTGGCCCAGTGTGCAGAGGTCACACCCTATCTTCTGGTGATGGAGTTCTGTCCATTG GGTGACCTGAAGGGCTACTTGCGGAGCTGCCATGCGGCCGAGGCACTGGCACCTGACCCCCTGACTTTGCAACGCATGGCCTGTGAGGTATCCTGTGGCCTGCTGCACCTTCACCGCAACAACTATGTACACAG TGACCTGGCACTGCGGAACTGCTTACTCACAGCTGACCTGACTGTTAAAATCGGTGACTATGGCCTTTCTCACTGCAAATACAAA GATGACTACTTTGTGACGGCTGACCAGCTGTGGGTGCCGTTGCGCTGGGTGGCTCCTGAGCTCATCGATGAAGTCCACGGCAACCTGCTTATTGTTGACCAGACCAAGACCAGCAATATCTG GTCATTGGGTGTCACCATCTGGGAGCTTTTCGAGTTGGGAAGCCAGCCCTACTGCCACTATTCAGACCGGCAGGTTCTCACTTATGCCATCAAGGAGCAGCAGCTTAAACTTCCTAAGCCAAAGCTACCCCTCTCCCTCTGTGACCGCTG GTATGAGGTGATGCAGTTCTGCTGGCTGCAGCCAGATCAGCGCCCCACCGCTGAGGAAGTGCACCTGCTGCTGTCCTACCTGTGTGCCAAGGGTGCTTCGGAAGCTGAGGAAGAGTTTGAGCGGCGCTGGAACTCCATGAAACCTGGGGGCGGCGGAGGCTCAGGCTTCAGCCACATGGGCATTGAGCTTTCCTCTTTCCCGCTGCTGGAACATTTTTCCAATGATGGTGATGATGTTCTGACTGTCATGGAGACGAGCCACGGCCTCAACTTTGAGTACAAGTGGGATCAAGGCAAAGCTGAGCACCTGCCCGCCTCGGCCTTGAGCCCTCACGGAGCTGCCCGCTATCACGAGCTCTACTActcagccagcagcagcagtggagggGGCGGGCACCTCAGCCTGGGCATCTCACCCTCCTGCTATGAGTGCAAGGTGCAAGGCTGCCCTGGCCTGCACACGCCAGGTGTGGTTCCTGTGCTGAGtgcccacagcccctcccttaaCAGCGAGTACTACATCCGCATTGAAGAAGCGGCCTCAGAGGGCAGCGGGGCCGATCTGGATTACACCATGTGCTCCTACAGCCCTGAGTTTGGCTGTTCGTCCCAAAGATGGCAAGCCAAGGAAGGCCACTATGAATCAAGTAATAGCCCTACCGTCTCACTCACCATGGAACCCCTTCTGGGCCACTCTGTGCACACTGACAGTCACTGGGAGCCCCCTGAATACTACTCCTATGGAGGACAAGGGGAAAAGGAGGCCCCGTACTACGAGGCCTCCCCGGGGGAAAGTGCTGGTGACTACCTGCTGGAGGAGCCCAGTGTCTCCGAGTGGCCCGTTCCTGTTCTGAAGAAGAGTGTCTTTACCGACCCACTGGGTGTGTCGCCGTCAATGACTTACAGCTACAAGGAGGCCACGTCGGACTGTGTCACTCTGGATCTGGGCGAGGAGAACTCTTGTGGCAGCCCCAGGAGCGAAGGGGGTGAGAATGATGAATCCCCTTCCTCCAGCAAGCATTGGGCATCCAACACATCAGCCAATAACAACAGCTGTCACTCGCTATCCCCCTGTGAGCCCCCTGCCAATGACAGCTGGTGCTACCGGCACATGATCACCTTCCAGGGGCTCATGGCGGAACCACTGTGCACTTTACCCCTCGATGAGCCCACTCTCGGTCTCAAAGATCTGCGAGCAGCACTTCTGGGTGGGGAGCCCGTGACGTCATCTCAGACAGGCTCCCTGTCTCTGAACACTGAGTTGCCCACAGAGGAAAAAGAATCAGCTGATGTTTCTGGTATTGAGGTCAGCATAGAGGACTCCACAGATCCCCAAACCGAGAGTGGAGAAGGGCAATGTCCCCAGGACATTGTACCACCACTGGAGGAACTGGACTTGGGGACATCGTTAGCTGTGCCAGAACCGGCTGCCAGTGTAGACACTGGAGATGTAACTGCACCAGCGGAGTTAATAGGTAACACACCAGCCACTGGGGAAGATCTTGTGGAGGAGGCTTCAGTTGAATGTCCACCCAAGATGCTACAGGAGATCAACCTAGAAAATGGCAAGAGTGCCAGCAGTGAGCAGGACCGGACCCCAGACAAGACGGTGTCGAGTGCCAGCTTCCCTGATATGGATGAGGCCAGCGATGAGGATACCGCTGAGATCACTTTTGGGGCTTTTGCTGACTTCTCAGTTGATTGTGTCGAACGGCAGGATGTGATGTCCACCTTTAAGTCCTTGCAGAAGCAGGTGGGGACCCCCGATTCGTTGGAGTCATTGGACATTCCCTCCACCACCAGCTCCTGTGAGGCATTCAGCCCCACAGCCTACGTATCCTCAAGCCAGCCTAAGGCCCTGGACAGCGGGTACGATACAGAGAATTATGAGTCACCTGAATTTGTCCTCAAGGAGCCTCATGAGGCACGAGAGCCTGAAAACTTTACCCAACTGGGGAAGATGCAAGAAGACATGGAGGGCTCGACCAAAGAGCTAAGTCTGTCCAGTTCTTTCAGCACTGAGCTGGAGGGCTTAGATGAGAAGAACCCTTACCGTGACTCGGCCTACTTCTCTGACTATGATACTGAAGGGGGAACTCGGGAGGATGGGGAAGGGGACAGTGATGGTTCTGAGGAACATGAGCCAGAGGCTTCCCAGGTAGTCTTCAAAGGGCTGGGGAAGGGCCCTAAGCAAAATGGCACTGCAGGTGAATCTGTACCTGCGTGCCCTGAGCCCACTGTCCTCTGTGGAGACAGTGTGGGCTGCACCTCTCCAGAGGATGATGAACAGGTCATGAGGGAAGGAACTCTCAGGGAACCACACAAGTTGTTCATAAATGGAGTTGCTGCTGAGGAGCTGGAGTCAAACTCGGCAGGGGATGAGTGTGAGGGGACTGTTGCTGTGGCCCCGCAGTTGGCTCCCACTAGATCTTTTTTCTTGTCACCTGTGGTCATGAGCACAGAGGTGCCCATCCTGGTGGTTGAGGGAGATGTAGTGGCAGGGAATGAAGGGCTGGAGAGTGTGTTGAGTAAGCCAGAGCAGCCTGGAGAACTGCTGAGCATAGGCGAGGGTGAGGAGGCACAGAACAATCCTGCGCTCTCTGGTCTGTCACCGGCTCTGTCAGCAGTGCCTTCCCAGCAGTCATCCATCATCTCCCCCGAtcctgaggaggaagaggatgacaCGGAGGACAGCGATGAGTCTGATGAGGAACTGCGCTGCTACAACATCCAAGAGCAGAGTGAAGAAAGTGAGGAGGACTCACCCACTGTGCCCATTGTGGTGGCCGAGAGTCACAGTGCACGCAACTTGCGCAGTCTGCTCAAGATGCCCAGCCTGCTGGTAGAATCCTTCTGTGATGACCTTGAACGCAAGAAGAAAGCTGTCTCGTTCTTTGATGATGTCACCGTCTACCTCTTTGACCAG GAAAGTCCCACAAAGGAACTTGCCGAGCAGCCTTTCCAAGGGTTCGCAGAGCCGGGCACGGTCCAGTCTGTGCCGAAAGAAAGCAACAGTCCTCCAAGCCCAGCAAGCCAGACAGATACACCAAACAGTTCCTCAGAACGGAGCGCCTCTGAAGAGAGTAAGG GTGGTGGCTTTGAATGGGATGATGACTTCCCCCTCATGCCAGTGAAATCATCTCTCATTCAGACATTAACATCGGCAGTGTCTGAGCCAGCCCTCGCCAGACTGCCACCCACACTAGGGCCCTCCCAGAAGCAGGTGCTGCCCATCCAGTTTTCACGCTTCACTGTCTCACCTGCCCCGGTGTCACGGTTCTCCATCACGCACGTCACCGATTCAGATGTCGAATCTGTAGGAG GAAGCAGTGAAGATGGTGACAGAGAGTGA